The segment TTGAAATCGCCGCTCACCGTGGTCACGTTCACGGCGCACCCGCCCGGGCCGACCGCCCCGTCGAGCGACACGCTCCCGTAACCGTCCCGCTTGTGCAGCCCCGTCCACGCGGCGGGAAAGCTCATCTCGCCGGAAACCGACCGGGCCGAGATCGTCGCGCCCGCCCCCGACGGCAGGGCGAGGTCGATGTCCCCGCTGACGCTCCGGAGGTTCACCTTCTGCGGCAGCCCCTCGCCCACGGCGCACCGGATCTGACCGGAGACGCTGGACAGCTCCACCGGCCCGGGTTTTCCCAGCTTCGCCTCGACGTCGCCGCTCACGGTCTTGAGGCAGACGCCCCCCGACAGCCCCTCGCAGCGCACCGCCCCGCTCACGGTCTTGATTTCCACCCGGGCGTCCCGCGGGACGAAGACCTCGAAGTCCACGGACCCGTGATCGTCACGTGCTTTCCCCCCTTCCGCGTGCTTCTCCCGAACGGCGAGCGCCCCCGCCTCCCGGACCATTTCCGGCTGCACGCCCTCCCCCTTCGTCACGGCCTTCACACGCACCTGCCCCGGCTGGTCCCAGGCGGTGACCGTGACGGCGCCGGCCACGGTGGCCACCCGGACGGGCTCCCCGGCCCCGAGGGTGAACGACTTCTCCTCGACCTGCGCCAGGGCGGCGCCGGCGGCCATGAGCAACCCCAGACACACGATGACAACGGTTCGTTTGAACATCTTCGGTACCTCCAAAAACAAATTTCACCCCTTAGAACGACGGCAACCCCCGGAATGTTCCCCGCCCGCCGCCGATCCCCGGACCTTTCGTGAAAATCCGCCCGATGCGCGAAAAGGACCGTGCGGCAGCGGAGCGCTGTCCGAGAGGGGTGCGGAACGGGCCCCCGGCGGGACCGTGGGCTTCGTTCGCACGGCTGGACGGGGTTTTACCGCGCAGCAGGCCCCAACGAGAGGGTCGGGAGGAAGCGGGGGGGGCGGCGGGCTTTCACCGTCTGCTCGAAGGCGTAGGCCAGCCGGAGCAGGACCGGTTCCGAGAAGGCCGTCCCGATGAAGGAGAGCCCCACGGGGAGGTCGCGCACCAGGCCGGCCGGCACCGTCACGTGGGGGTAGCCGGCGACGGCCGGGGGCGTCGTGGCGCTGCCGGTGAAGTGGTCGCCGTTGAGAAGGTCGATGGGCCAGGCGGGGCCGGTCGTGGGCGCCACCACGGCGTCCAGCCGGTGCTTCCGGAGGACCGCGTCGATCCCGAAGGCGCGGGAGAGGCGGCGGCACCGCTGGAGGGCCGCCCGGTAGACCGGGGAGGAGAGGGGGCCCTTCCCCTCGGCCTTCACGAGGAGGTCCTGCCCGAAGTAGGGCATCTCGCGGGACCGGTGGCGCTCGTTGAACGCGATCACCTCCGCCAGGGACTTCACCGGCGCCCCCGGCCGGGCGGCGAGGTAGGCGTTGAGTCCGGCCTTGAGTTCGTAGAGCAGCACCTCCAGCTCGGCCGCCCCGTAATCGTGGGCGTGGGGAAGGTCCGCCGGGTCCACCAGGACCGCGCCGGCCCCCCGGAGTGCGTCCAGGCAGTCGGCGATGCGGGCGTCCAGGGCCTCGTGGTAGCCGAAGAGGTTCCGCGCGACGCCGACCCGGGCCCCCTTCAGGCCTCCCGGGTCGAGGGTCCGGGTGTAGTCCCGCTCCCCGGCCTTTCGAAAGGCGGCGGACGCGGGGTCGGCGGGGTCCGGGCCCGCCAGGGCGTTCAGCAGGAGGGCCGCGTCGCGGACGGTCCGGGCCATGGGGCCCGCGGTGTCCTGGCTCGCGGCGATGGGAACGATCCCCCTTCGGCTGACCAGCCCGAGGGTGGGCTTGATCCCCACGATCCCGTTGATGGCCGCGGGGCAGGTGACCGACCCGTCGGTTTCCGTCCCCACGGCGACGGTGCAGAGATTGGCCGCCACGGCCACGCCGGAGCCGGAGCTCGAGCCGCAGGGCGACCGGTCCAGCACGTAGGGGTTCCGCGTCTGCCCGCCCCGGGCACTCCAGCCGCTGGACGAGAACGACGACCGGATGTTGGCCCACTCGCTCAGGTTCGTCTTCCCCAGGATCACCGCGCCGGCCTCCCGCAGGCGCCGGACGGCAAAGGCGTCCGCCGGGGCCGCCGGGCCCTCCAGGGCCAGCGAGCCGGCGGTGGTCTGCATGCGGTCGGCCGTGTCCAGGTTGTCCTTGACCAGGACGGGGATCCCGTGCATCGGCCCGCGGGCGCCGTTGCGCCGGCGCTCCTCGTCCAGGCCGCGGGCGATGTCGAGCGCGTCGGGGTTTATTTCGACGACGGCGCGCAGGGCGGGGCCGCCCCGGTCCACCGCCTCGATCCGGTCCAGGAAGGCGGCCACGAGTTCGGCGGACCGCCACGTTCCCCTGTCCATCCCGGCTTGCAGCTCGGCGACGCCCATCTCCCCGAAGGCGAAGGCGTCAACCTCCGCCGGCCCCGGGGCGGGGGCGCCCCCCCCGCGGGGCCCGTCCGCGTTCGACGCGGACCGGGCGGCATCGCCGAGCGGGCTGCCCAGGCAGATCCCCCCCGCCAGCCCCAGTTTCAGCAGGTCTCTCCGGTCCATGTCGCTCACCGTCGCACCTCCGTCGTCGTTGACATTCCCTCCAAAATTACCGTCGCCCTCCGGGAGATGACCGAAACCAGGGCACTGCCAACGATTTCCCGCCGGGCTCACAGGCTTTTTCGAGGCCGTCACCGTCGATCCCCCCCGCGGGGCCCCGGGCCCCGCCGCCGGCCCCGCCATCCTGTTGTCCCCTCGAACTCTACCCCCGCCGGCGCGGCTTTTCAAGCACATTCGGGGCGCCCGTTCCGATTGTCCTTGTCAATCGTTTTCACTCTGAATTACAATGGGCGACGGAACCCACCCCTCGAATCCGCGGTGTGCCGGTCAATGAGGACGGGTTCTCCAAGCCGACGAGGAGCGGGGGCGAACCCATGAGCAAAGAGTGCCTGTCCTGCAAGAAGGTGAACCCCGACAACGCGCGGTTCTGCGTGTTCTGCCGCTCGGCGTTCCCGGCCCCCAAGGCCGTCACGCCCGGCCTCTGCCCGGCGGGGAAGCACTCCATGGACCCCACCTGGCGGTCCTGCCCCTACTGCCGCATGGAGCAGGAGGAACAGGAGATGCGGCTCCAGGAGGAGCAGGCGGCCTCCATCCCGGCCCACCCGGCGGCCGGCGTCGCGGCGCCCGAACACCCGAAACCCTCCACCCGTCCCGACCTCCAGCAGCACGCCGGCTCCGCGGCCCCGGGGCACACCGTCCAGGCGGAACCGGGCGTGACCAGCCGGCTGGTCCCCGGGACGTCCCCCCGGGTGGTCTCGGACGTGCCGGAGGATGAGACGGGGCTCCGCGTGACGGGGGTGCTGGTCAGCTACACCTGGCACCCGGAAGGCCGGATTCACGCCCTGCTGAACGACCGGATCACCATCGGGCGCCGCGGGGACTGCAGCGTCCAGGTCTCCAACGACCCCCTCATGTCCAGCCTCCACGCAGTGCTGGAGTGGAAGGACGGGGTGTTCGTGCTCGACGACGCCGACAGCCTCAACGGGACCCAGCTGGACAACGAGATCGTCTCCGCGCCCGTGCCCCTTCACAACTACGCCCGGATCCGCACCGGCTCCACCGAGTGGATCTTCATCCTGGTGGAGCCGCCCCCCCGGTGATCCGCCCCGCCCGCATCCCGGTCCGCCCGAGCCCCGGCAGGGGAAGGGCCCCGGGCCGCCCCCGAGGAGAGGACCCCGCCCATGCATGAACTCGGCGAATCCCAGAAGCGCTTCATCGAACGGAATCGGCGCCGCAAGTCCCGCTCCGCCATGGCGCGCGAACTCGGCGTGGAGGTGGAGGCGGTCTCCGCCTGGCTGAACCGTCTCGACGCCAGGGGGAAGAAGGCCGGCGCCAAGGCCTGGTATCCCCGGTTCCTCGTGGACCCCTTCGCCCGCTTCGGGCCCGAGCGCCAGGCGTGGCTGCAGATGGGGGCCGTTTTCCTGGTGGCGCTGGCCGTCCGGCTGATCTACCTCTGGCAGGTCCACGGCACCCCCTTCTGGTCGCCGGTCCCGGGCGGGTACGACGACGCGATCTTCGACACGTGGGCACGGGGAATCCTCCAGGGGAACTGGCTGGGCAACCCCGAGCTGTTCATCTACCGGATGCCCTTCTGCGGCTATTTCCTGGCCCTGGTCTACACGGTCTTCGGCCCGTCCTACGGGGCGGTCTACGCCGTGCAGTCCCTCCTCGGGGCCGGGACCTGCGTGCTGGCCCTCGTCGCGG is part of the Acidobacteriota bacterium genome and harbors:
- a CDS encoding DUF4097 family beta strand repeat protein, with translation MFKRTVVIVCLGLLMAAGAALAQVEEKSFTLGAGEPVRVATVAGAVTVTAWDQPGQVRVKAVTKGEGVQPEMVREAGALAVREKHAEGGKARDDHGSVDFEVFVPRDARVEIKTVSGAVRCEGLSGGVCLKTVSGDVEAKLGKPGPVELSSVSGQIRCAVGEGLPQKVNLRSVSGDIDLALPSGAGATISARSVSGEMSFPAAWTGLHKRDGYGSVSLDGAVGPGGCAVNVTTVSGDFKLH
- a CDS encoding FHA domain-containing protein — encoded protein: MSKECLSCKKVNPDNARFCVFCRSAFPAPKAVTPGLCPAGKHSMDPTWRSCPYCRMEQEEQEMRLQEEQAASIPAHPAAGVAAPEHPKPSTRPDLQQHAGSAAPGHTVQAEPGVTSRLVPGTSPRVVSDVPEDETGLRVTGVLVSYTWHPEGRIHALLNDRITIGRRGDCSVQVSNDPLMSSLHAVLEWKDGVFVLDDADSLNGTQLDNEIVSAPVPLHNYARIRTGSTEWIFILVEPPPR
- a CDS encoding amidase, giving the protein MDRRDLLKLGLAGGICLGSPLGDAARSASNADGPRGGGAPAPGPAEVDAFAFGEMGVAELQAGMDRGTWRSAELVAAFLDRIEAVDRGGPALRAVVEINPDALDIARGLDEERRRNGARGPMHGIPVLVKDNLDTADRMQTTAGSLALEGPAAPADAFAVRRLREAGAVILGKTNLSEWANIRSSFSSSGWSARGGQTRNPYVLDRSPCGSSSGSGVAVAANLCTVAVGTETDGSVTCPAAINGIVGIKPTLGLVSRRGIVPIAASQDTAGPMARTVRDAALLLNALAGPDPADPASAAFRKAGERDYTRTLDPGGLKGARVGVARNLFGYHEALDARIADCLDALRGAGAVLVDPADLPHAHDYGAAELEVLLYELKAGLNAYLAARPGAPVKSLAEVIAFNERHRSREMPYFGQDLLVKAEGKGPLSSPVYRAALQRCRRLSRAFGIDAVLRKHRLDAVVAPTTGPAWPIDLLNGDHFTGSATTPPAVAGYPHVTVPAGLVRDLPVGLSFIGTAFSEPVLLRLAYAFEQTVKARRPPRFLPTLSLGPAAR